In Blastococcus saxobsidens DD2, the genomic stretch GGGCACCGACGCAGCCACCGAGACGGTGCGGGTCGACGGTGTCGACGTCGCCGCCCGCATCCGGGGCGCCGAGGTGACCCGTGCCGTCTCCGCCGTCTCCGCCGTGCCGGCGGTGCGCCGCCGGCTGGTCGACCAGCAGCGTGCCCTCGTCGCCGCGGCCGGCACCGTGGTGGTGGAGGGGCGGGACATCGGGACCGTCGTCCTGCCCGACGCGACGCTGAAGATCTACCTCACCGCCGCGCCCGAGGCCCGTGCCCAGCGCCGGGCCGCGCAGTTGGGCATCCGCGAGCAGTCGGAGATCGTCGAGCTCGCCGCCGACCTCCGCCGCCGTGACGAGTTCGACAGCAGTCGGGCCGACAGCCCGCTGCGCCCGGCTGCCGAGGCCATCGTCGTCGACAGCACGGAGCTGGACCAGCAGGGTGTCGTCGACCGGGTGGTCGCGCTCGCCGAGTCGGCCGTGGGTGTGGGGGAGCGGGCGTGACCGACGAGCACACCGGGCCACTGCCCGTCGTCGCCATCGTGGGGCGGCCGAACGTGGGCAAGTCGACCCTGGTGAACCGCTTCCTGGGCCGGCGCGCCGCCGTCGTCCAGGACACCCCCGGCGTGACCCGGGACCGGATCGCCTACGAGGCGCTGTGGAACGGCAAGCGGTTCACGGTCGTGGACACCGGGGGATGGGACCCTCAGGCCGAGGGGCTGGGTGCCTCGATCACCCGCCAGGCCGAGTACGCCATGAAGACGGCCGACGTCATCGTGCTCGTCGTCGACAGCCAGGTGGGCGCCACCGAGACCGACCTGGCCGCCGCGCGGGTGCTCCGGCGCAGTGACCGCCCGGTGATCCTGGTGGCCAACAAGGTCGACGACGAGCGCAGCGAGGCCAACGCGGCCGAGCTGTGGTCGCTGGGCCTGGGGGAGCCGCACGCGGTCAGCGCCCTGCACGGCCGGGCCAGCGGTGACCTGCTCGACCTGGTCCTCGACGCGATGCCCGAGGCGCCGCGCGAGCAGGACGAGGAGGGCGGACCCCGGCGGGTGGCCCTGGTCGGCCGGCCGAACGTCGGCAAGTCGAGCCTGATCAACCGGCTGGCCAAGGAGGAGCGCTCCGTCGTCGACTCCGTCGCGGGCACCACCGTCGACCCGGTCGACTCGCTCGTGAGCCTCGGTGGCGAGGAATGGCGGTTCGTCGACACCGCCGGGCTGCGCCGCAAGGTGAACACCGCCAGCGGGATGGAGTACTACGCCAGCCTGCGCACCGAGGGTGCCATCCAGGCCGCGGAGGTCGCGGTCGTCCTGCTGGCCGCCGACGAGGTCATCAGCGAGCAGGACCAGCGGGTGATCAGCCAGGTCGTGGACGCCGGGCGGGCGCTGGTCATCGCGATCAACAAGTGGGACACCCTCGACGAGGACCGCCACTACCAGCTGAAGCGGGAGATCGAGCGGGAGCTGTCGCGGGTCAAGTGGGCCACGCGGGTCAACATCTCCGCCGCCACCGGCCGGGGCGTCAGCAAGCTCGCCGACCACCTGCGCGCGGCGCTGGCCTCGTGGGAGACCCGGGTGCCCACCGCCGAGTTGAACACCTTCGTGCGGTCCCTGGTGCAGGAGACGCCGCCGCCGGCCCGTGGCGGCCGTGCCCCGAAGATCAAGTACGTGACCCAGGCGGACATCCGCCCGCCGCGGTTCGTCGTCTTCTCCACCGGCTTCCTGGAGGCCGGCTACCGCCGGTTCCTGGAGCGGAAGCTGCGCGAGCAGTTCGGCTTCCACGGCACCCCGATCGAGATCTCGGTGAAGGTGCGCGAGGGCCGGGACAAGGACGGCAAGCGCGGCTGACCACCGTCGGACCCGGCCGGGGCGGTGCGGTAATCTTCCCGGGCGGTCGTCGCGCGGCCCGGAACTCCGGACAGGCGGGCGGCACGCGGGCTGTAGCGCAGCTTGGTAGCGCACCTGACTGGGGGTCAGGGGGTCGCAGGTTCAAATCCTGTCAGCCCGACAGTGGAGCCGCAGGTGAAGGCGGGTCGGCCGGTAAGGTCGGCCCGCCTTTCGCGTGAGTACAGCAACGGACACAGCAACGCGGCTGCGGTACAGCAACGGCCGCCCTCGCAGCGCCCTGATCAGCCGTCTCTGCGTCGAGCTCTGCACGACGTCGCTCCGGCCCGGCCGCGAGCGGGCCGTGCCGACCCGCGGTCGAGCGCTCCCGGTGTCTCGGTCACCCGGGCTCACTCACTTGCCGCTGCCGCGGACCTGCGTGTAGTCGGTCAGCCGGTCCTGGCCCGTTCGGTACGGCCTGTGTCCGGCGCGCCGGGTCCGTTCACGGCAGCCGCATGTGCCCGGTGCCACTGCTGCACCCAGGCGCGGCCGTAGTCGTTGCCGTGCGGGGTGCGCAGCACGGTGTGGATGTGGAAGGGCTGTGGGGTGTCGTAGTCCAGGAATACGCCGCAGTGGTGGTCTAGTTCGGCGATAAGGACCGGTGACTGGAGCCGGTAGTAGAAGACGTCTCCTGGCTCGGACCCGCCGATCCAGGCGAACCACGCCTCGTCGAGGTGCTGCTCGATCTCCCGCATGCGGGCCTGTCGCGGCCCCTCGGGGAGCAGCCGGACGAACGTCTCTGCGATCGCCAGCGCCGTCTTCCGCGCCGGGGGCGGCATGTCGGCGACCCGGATTCCCTCGAAGGGGATCACGCGGTTGTCCTGGAAGGCGCCGGCCAGGTGCCGCTCGTCACCGGGGTGCACCCGCCCCAGTGGCATGGCTGGGTCGACCATCTGCTCGTACACGGTGGCGGCTTGCCGCTGCTCCTCGGGCAGGGCGGCCATCAGCGCGGTGCCGAGGGTGATGCGGTCGGCGAAGACGTCGGCGAGGCCGGCGTGCGGGCCCTCGTCGATCTGGTCGGGCTCGGCGCCCAGGAACACGGGGGAGACGGCCATCCGGCCCTCGACCACGAGGCAGTTGAGTGCGCAGTGGTGGCCGAACAGCTGCCAGCCCCACGGGGCACGGGCGTCGGGGACGCCGTAGAGGGCGATGTTGTAGCTGAACTCGTTGAGCACCGTCTCCAGGTCGACGATCCCGCCGAGGAACCCGTTGATCAGCATCATGGCGTGGGCGAGCTCGTAGCCCTCGGGGGAGAGGGAGGCGCGCATCAGCGCCAGCGCCTTCTCCCGCACCTCGGCCGGCTGCAGGTCCAGCCGCAGGCCGGTGTCGAACTGCATGAACTCCGGGTTGGCCCAGGTCTGCCATTCGACGGCGTCGACAGCGAAGCAGATCCGCTGCCGGCCCTCGTCGTCCAGGACGGCGAGCAGGTCGTGCGCCGCTGCAACCATGGCCTCGACCGGCGCCTCCTCGCCGGGACGGGCCGGCTCGAACGGGTACAGCCCCTCACGAAGCGTCCCGTCCTCGGTGACGCCCCGGAACTCGTTCCGGTACAGCGGGGTCCAGCCCTCGACGAGCCCGCCGGTGAACGTGTCCGGCGTCCGGGCGTGCTCCCGGTAGACGTAGGGGCCCATGCCGCGGACCCCGGCCAGCCGCGGGTGGTCGTGCGGGAAGAGGTACTGGCGGTACTCGCCGGGCATCGTGTCAGGCCTTCCGGGCGTCGTTCGCGACGATGGAGTTGGTGAGGACGCCGAGCCGGTCGACCTCGACCTCGACGACGTCCCCGGGCTGCAGCAGCCACGGTGGCGTCCGGCCGTAGCCCACGCCGGCCGGCGTGCCGGTGGCCAGCAGGTCTCCGGGACGCAGGGTGAACGTCCGCGAGATGAGGGCGAGCGTGTCGCCGACGGTGTAGACCATCTCGTCGGTGCGTGCGTCCTGCACCGTCTGGCCGTTGACGCGGGTCTGCACGCGCAGCCCGTCGCGGAGGTCGCCGACCTCCGCGGCGGGCACGATCGGGCCGAGCGGGCCGGAGCGGTCGCCGTTCTTGCCGAGGATCCACTGGCTGGTCAGCTTCTGCGCGCGGCGGCAGGTCAGGTCGTTGAACGCCGAGTAGCCGACGACGGCGGCCAGTGCTTCCTCCGGGGTGGCGTCGACCAGGGGGGCGCCGACGTAGGCCATCACCTCGCCCTCCCAGTCCAGGCCGTCCTCCTCCGAGGGGACAGGCACCTCTGCGCCGCCCACGGTCAGCGACTGCGTCCAGCGCGCGAAGAGCGTCGGGTACGGCGGTACGCCCTCCCCGGCGAAGGAGCCCTCGGCGACGTGCTTGAGGTAGTTCAGCCCGATGCAGATCACGCGGGCGCCGGGCAGCACCGGGGGTGCGAACTCGACGTCGGTCGCCGGCACCGTCGCCCCGGCGGGCTCGCGGGACAGGAAGCCCGGTGCGTCGGTCCAGAACTCCTCGAGCCCGGCGACGACGGTGATCTGTGCGCCGTCCTCGGACAGCGATGCGACCTCGATCGCGCCGCCGTCCCGGCGGATGCCGGCGATCCTCATGGCTGGACTCCCTCAAGTGTTGGATGGCGCTTCAGGCGGGCTACCGTCGCGTGCAAGCCGGGCGGACGAGCCCGTAGCCCGCCTGACGGGTTACTTGAGGTTCTGGTACTCCTTGGCCACAGCGTCGTAGACGCCGAGGTCCACGAGCCCGCCGTCGACGGGGAAGTCCGATCCGGTGATGAAGCGAGATCCGTCACCGGCGAGGAAAAACACCAGGGGTGCGACGTCCTCGACCTCCGCAGCACGTCCCAGGGGGGTGAAGCGAGTCATGGCCTGAGGGAAGGCGGTGTCTCCCGGGACCAACGCTGTGTTGACGATGCCAGGGTGGATCGCGTTTACCCGGATGTTCCAAGACGCGAACTCCATGGCCGCCACCTTCGTGACCCCCCGCAGCCCCCACTTGCTCGTGGAGTAGGCCGCGGAGAAGTGCCCCGTCATCCCGGCGGCCGACCCCACGTTGACGATCGAACCGCCGCCGCTGTCCCGCATCAGTGGCGCCAAAGCTCGCATGGCCAGGAACGGGCCCACAAGGTTAACGGCCAGGACGTGCTCGAAGTCGTCGCGCGTGGTCTCCATCATCCCGAAGCGGAATGCCACTCCAGCATTGTTGACGAGGACGTCCAGGCGCCCGTGACGATCGCGTAGGTCGTCGGCCAGAGCTCCCCACGCCTGCTCGTCGGTGACGTCAAGCCGGATGAACTCGGCGCTACCGGGTGCAGAAGCGCCGATGTCCTCGGCCAATGCCCGTCCCGCTTCCTGCAGGTCGGTGATGACTACGTGGGCGCCGTGTGCGGCCAGGAGGCGCGCCTCAGCTGCGCCTTGGCCCTGTGCGGCCCCGGTGATGACGGCGACTCGGTCCTTCAGGGCGTCCATGGTTTCTCCTTGGTAGGAACTGGTGTGACCGACGCGGCCACCCCTTCGAATCCCGTTCGACCGGATGGTGCTTCTGCTGACTCAGCGCCGCAGTAATCATGTAGGGCTGGCGTGTAGCCGAGCGGCCACCCAAGCGATCGGCTTACGCGATGCACCGAAGCCCTGCCTACTTGCGCCCGTGATGCATGACCCAAATGCCGCGGGCAGGCGTCGTTCCAGGGTTCCTGAAGAGATGGGGGACCGTCGAGTCGAACCCGATCGCTTCGCCCGCGTGCAGGACGAAGACATCGAATCCGAGAGTCACCTCCAGCTCGCCCTCCAGCAGGATGCCGTACTCGTAGTCGTCGTGACGGAGCATGCGGCCGTCCATGGTGGAGCTGCTGCCCGGGGGATAGACGAGCTCGATGAAGTCCAGCTCGTCGGACTTGCGGACGAGCTGCTCCCAGGAGACGCCGGACTCGAGCACCAGCCGACTTCGCTGACCGGGCGTCGTGACGGAGAACCGTAGTGGCTCAGGGGATTGCTCCCCCCAGGTGACAGCCGGGAAGCCCGGCTTGCCGCGGGGAAGCAGCCCAGCCTCCTCCGAGGAGAGGTCGGATGACCGTGTCGAAGCGGGTGAGCGCTCTTCGGGCTGCCGCGTCACAGGGGCGGCTTCTGCCGGGAGCGTGGCGCCGCCATGCTCATCGAAGAGCCGGTCGATGGATACCCCGAGCAGGCGAGCCAACGAGAACAGTGTGGCGACGGATGGCTGAGACTTGCCGTTCTCGAGTTGCGACACGAAGGACGCCGAGACGCCGAGCTGTCGAGCCACCTCCCGGAGTGACAGGTTCGCCTGTAGCCGTGCGTGCCGCAGCCGACCACCCAACGTTTCCGCGGGATCCATCTCCGCCGGGGCATCCGGTCCCGCGCTGGTGCTCATGCTGGTTCCCCTGTCGCTGACGGTGATTTTTCGATTATCCATCGCATTCGTGACGCTCGCGCCAGTCACGGGAGGCCCCAGCTCATCCCCATGGGGAGATGGCGGTCGGCAGCTGGGATCTGTGGCGGAAGTGGAAACGCGTCGGTGGCACTGCAGTTGCTGCGCGCCGTAGCCGGAACGCAAGCAGGTTCGCCGCCGCAACGCTCCGTGGCCCTCATGGCGCCTGTTTCCACCGACCCTTCTCCTCGCTTGCTGTAGATGCGGACGTCGCCGGAGGGCGGCCCAAGCCCGGCGTCTATGTCATGCCTCCGGTCCGCGGGCCGACCGACACGGGAAGCACCGGCCCTGTGGATCTTCGCTGCCCCGTTCGGCGAGACCGCTGAGCAGCTGTGGTCATGGCACCCATGAGGACCACCCACTCCTCGTCCCCCCAATCCTCCGGTTGGCCTCGTGCCAGTCTGCTGCTTAACACTGGGATGCGCTGCTTAACGGTCAACCGACCCCCCTGGCGCGACGGCGGGCTCCTTCAGGGGGCCTGTATCACCTGAATGTGCCACATCATGGGGCCCGAAAAGATGTTTGTGAAGTGCTTGTGAACACTCGTCTTCGTCTGTACGGTCGGACATCACTGCGTGACGCCGGTCACTACGCACCGGTTACATCCACATCACCGGAGGAGGCGGAGGCAATGGCCCTCGACGCACCAGCGCGGCCCGCCGTCAAGGCGGGGCCTCGATTCACCGTGTCCCGCGGCATGCTCACCGTCACCGTCGCGGTCGCGTTCCTCTTTTTTGCGAGCGCTCTCGTGGCGCCGACGAGCATCAGCCGCGGCGCACTGCTCGGCATGCTGCCCTTCGCCGCCGTGCTGGCGGTCGCCGCGATCGGGCAGACACTGGTGGTCCAGCAAGGGGGCTTCGACCTCTCGGTACCCGGAGCGATCTCACTGGCCGTCGTCATTTCGACGCACCTTCCGAACGGCGACGACAGCGGGCTGCTTCCGGCCCTCGGCCTCGGTCTCGTCGTGGCGGTCGCGGCGGGGATCGGCAACGGTCTCCTCATCGGGCGCCTGGGCCTGAACCCGATCGTTGCGACACTCGGGATGAACGCGCTCCTGTACGCCGGCGTGCTCGGCATATCCGGCGGCGCTCCCCGACGCACCACCGAGCTGCTCCGCAGCGCGACCGGCGGTCTGACCCTCGGCATCCCGAACTCCGTCTACGTGGCGGTCGTGGTCGTGGTCGTGGCCGCGGTCGCGATGAAGAAGACCGCCGCTGGACGTCGGTTCGAGGCGATCGGAGCCAATCCGCATGCGGCCCGGGCCACGGCTCTGCCGGTGACCCGGCACCGAGCCGGCGCGTACGTGTGGGCGCAGATCCTGTACTGGATGGCCGGCGTGATGCTCGCCGGCATCATCGCCCAGCCGACGGCCTTCCAGGGCGACAGC encodes the following:
- the cmk gene encoding (d)CMP kinase, which translates into the protein MSEQMTFRGQVTLDGPSGTGKSSVARGVAARLGAAYLDTGAMYRAATVAVLDAGVDPADADGVARTVAGARIEVGTDAATETVRVDGVDVAARIRGAEVTRAVSAVSAVPAVRRRLVDQQRALVAAAGTVVVEGRDIGTVVLPDATLKIYLTAAPEARAQRRAAQLGIREQSEIVELAADLRRRDEFDSSRADSPLRPAAEAIVVDSTELDQQGVVDRVVALAESAVGVGERA
- the der gene encoding ribosome biogenesis GTPase Der, giving the protein MTDEHTGPLPVVAIVGRPNVGKSTLVNRFLGRRAAVVQDTPGVTRDRIAYEALWNGKRFTVVDTGGWDPQAEGLGASITRQAEYAMKTADVIVLVVDSQVGATETDLAAARVLRRSDRPVILVANKVDDERSEANAAELWSLGLGEPHAVSALHGRASGDLLDLVLDAMPEAPREQDEEGGPRRVALVGRPNVGKSSLINRLAKEERSVVDSVAGTTVDPVDSLVSLGGEEWRFVDTAGLRRKVNTASGMEYYASLRTEGAIQAAEVAVVLLAADEVISEQDQRVISQVVDAGRALVIAINKWDTLDEDRHYQLKREIERELSRVKWATRVNISAATGRGVSKLADHLRAALASWETRVPTAELNTFVRSLVQETPPPARGGRAPKIKYVTQADIRPPRFVVFSTGFLEAGYRRFLERKLREQFGFHGTPIEISVKVREGRDKDGKRG
- a CDS encoding DUF3500 domain-containing protein, whose amino-acid sequence is MPGEYRQYLFPHDHPRLAGVRGMGPYVYREHARTPDTFTGGLVEGWTPLYRNEFRGVTEDGTLREGLYPFEPARPGEEAPVEAMVAAAHDLLAVLDDEGRQRICFAVDAVEWQTWANPEFMQFDTGLRLDLQPAEVREKALALMRASLSPEGYELAHAMMLINGFLGGIVDLETVLNEFSYNIALYGVPDARAPWGWQLFGHHCALNCLVVEGRMAVSPVFLGAEPDQIDEGPHAGLADVFADRITLGTALMAALPEEQRQAATVYEQMVDPAMPLGRVHPGDERHLAGAFQDNRVIPFEGIRVADMPPPARKTALAIAETFVRLLPEGPRQARMREIEQHLDEAWFAWIGGSEPGDVFYYRLQSPVLIAELDHHCGVFLDYDTPQPFHIHTVLRTPHGNDYGRAWVQQWHRAHAAAVNGPGAPDTGRTERARTG
- a CDS encoding fumarylacetoacetate hydrolase family protein, with protein sequence MRIAGIRRDGGAIEVASLSEDGAQITVVAGLEEFWTDAPGFLSREPAGATVPATDVEFAPPVLPGARVICIGLNYLKHVAEGSFAGEGVPPYPTLFARWTQSLTVGGAEVPVPSEEDGLDWEGEVMAYVGAPLVDATPEEALAAVVGYSAFNDLTCRRAQKLTSQWILGKNGDRSGPLGPIVPAAEVGDLRDGLRVQTRVNGQTVQDARTDEMVYTVGDTLALISRTFTLRPGDLLATGTPAGVGYGRTPPWLLQPGDVVEVEVDRLGVLTNSIVANDARKA
- a CDS encoding SDR family NAD(P)-dependent oxidoreductase → MDALKDRVAVITGAAQGQGAAEARLLAAHGAHVVITDLQEAGRALAEDIGASAPGSAEFIRLDVTDEQAWGALADDLRDRHGRLDVLVNNAGVAFRFGMMETTRDDFEHVLAVNLVGPFLAMRALAPLMRDSGGGSIVNVGSAAGMTGHFSAAYSTSKWGLRGVTKVAAMEFASWNIRVNAIHPGIVNTALVPGDTAFPQAMTRFTPLGRAAEVEDVAPLVFFLAGDGSRFITGSDFPVDGGLVDLGVYDAVAKEYQNLK
- a CDS encoding helix-turn-helix domain-containing protein, which encodes MSTSAGPDAPAEMDPAETLGGRLRHARLQANLSLREVARQLGVSASFVSQLENGKSQPSVATLFSLARLLGVSIDRLFDEHGGATLPAEAAPVTRQPEERSPASTRSSDLSSEEAGLLPRGKPGFPAVTWGEQSPEPLRFSVTTPGQRSRLVLESGVSWEQLVRKSDELDFIELVYPPGSSSTMDGRMLRHDDYEYGILLEGELEVTLGFDVFVLHAGEAIGFDSTVPHLFRNPGTTPARGIWVMHHGRK
- a CDS encoding ABC transporter permease, producing the protein MLTVTVAVAFLFFASALVAPTSISRGALLGMLPFAAVLAVAAIGQTLVVQQGGFDLSVPGAISLAVVISTHLPNGDDSGLLPALGLGLVVAVAAGIGNGLLIGRLGLNPIVATLGMNALLYAGVLGISGGAPRRTTELLRSATGGLTLGIPNSVYVAVVVVVVAAVAMKKTAAGRRFEAIGANPHAARATALPVTRHRAGAYVWAQILYWMAGVMLAGIIAQPTAFQGDSYLLPSVAAVVLGGTSLLGGRGYLVATAVAALFLSQLGQFVLALGVSFAFRTLVEAAALTVGVALYSLDWRGLRNRFGQRRPISA